CACTCGCTCTGCACCAGGCCCTCGTGCTCCAGCATCGCCAGCGCCTCGCGGATCGCGCCCCTGCTCACGCCGAGGGTGCCGGCCAGCTCGACCTCCCGCAGCGCGGTCCCGGGCAGGAACGTGCCGTCGAGGATGGCGTCGCGGATGCGGTCCGCGGCGTCGCCGGAGAGCCCCCGACGTTCGACCTTCTTCATTTTTCTATCCTAGCGGTCCCGCAAGTATGCGTATAGCCTGCGAGAACGGATGCAGAACTTGTCCGAATGTCGACATTAGGAGGGTGCGATGAGCGCACTGCCCCGGTTCCACCTCGCCGTCCCGGTCACCGACATCGCCGCGGCGCGCTCCTTCTACGGCGGGGTGCTCGGACTGGAGGAGGGGCGCTCCGCCGAGCGCTGGATCGACTGGAACCTCTACGGCCACCAGTTCGTCACCCATCTGTCCGAAGCGGACGGTGGCGATACCGCGAGCAACCCGGTCGACGGGCACCAGGTGCCGGTGCCGCACTTCGGGCTGCTGCTGACCATCGAGGACTTCCACGCGCTCGCCGACCGCATCCGCGCCGCGGGCGTGGAGTTCGTCATCGAGCCCTACCTGCGCTTCGCCGGGCAGCCGGGCGAACAGTGGACGATGTTCTTCCGCGACCCGTCCGGGAACGCCTTGGAGTTCAAGGCATTCGCCGACGACTCGCAGGTCTTCGCGAAGTGAGGCGGGTACTCGTCACGGGCGCCTCCGGCGGCATCGGACGTGCCATCGCCAGGGCGTTCGCGGCCGACGGGGCCAAGGTCGCCGTCCACTACTCGACCCGCCCAGACCAAGCCAGGGACACGCTCGAAGACGGTGTTCTCGTCGGCGGTGACATCGCCGATCCCGTGCAGGCCAAGCGAATCGTCGACGAAGCCGCAGCTGGGCTCGGCGGCCTGGACGTCTTGGTGAACAACGCCGCGGCCAACGTCGCGCACCCGATCGCCACCACGTCCTATGAGGACTGGACGGCGGCCTGGCGGCGCGTGGTGGACGTGAACCTGGTGGGAGCGGCCAACCTCAGCTACTGCGCCGCGCAGGTCATGCGCGGCCAGGGCAGCGGGCGCATCATCAATGTGGGCTCGCGCGGGGCCTTCCGCGGTGAGCCGGACCATCCCGCGTACGGGGCGAGCAAGGCCGGACTGCACGCGCTCGGCCAGTCACTCGCTGTCGCCCTTGCTCCGCATGGGATCTCGGTGACCTCCGTGGCACCGGGATTCGTCGCGACCGACCGCGTCGCGGACCGGCTTGCCGGGGAGTCCGGCGAGCAGATCCGCGCTCAGAGTCCCTTCGGCCGCGCCGCCGAGCCGGAGGAGATCGCCGCGGCCGTGCTGTGGCTGGCCTCGCCCGAGGCGCTCTGGGCGTCAGGAACCGTCGTGGACCTCAACGGCGCTTCCTACCTGCGTTGACCGGAGCCGTCGAACTCCTGACCACCAGTTCGGTCGGGAGCTTCGTCGGCTTCGGCGCCTTGCGGCCGGACAGCAGCCGCAGCGCCAGCTCCCCCGCGATGCGGCCCTTGCTGATCAGGTCCTGGCGCACCGTCGTGAGCGGCGGCTCCAACAGGCGCGCCGTCGAGGTGTCGTCGTAGCCGACCAGCGACAGGTCCTCCGGGATGCGCAGACCGAGGTGCCGAGCCGCGGTGGTCGCGGCCGACGCCAGCTCGTCTGACATGCACAGCAGCGCCGTGAGGCCGGGCTCCTCGGTCAGCGCGGTGTGCGCGCCCGCGACGGCCTTCTCGCGGTCCATGCCGGTGAACTCCCAGATCGGCACGGAGTCGGGATCGACGCCCGCCGCGGCGAGGACACCGAGGTAGCCCGCCAGCCGCTCGCGGTTGATCCGGAACGGGCTGCGCTCGGCCTCGGCGCGGCTCCGCCGACCGCCGGGGAAGCCGTACATGCAGTCCTGCGCGAGGATGCCGATCCGCCGGTGGCCCAGCTCCACGAGGTGCCGGGCGGCAGCCTCGGCCCCGCCGCGGTCATCGATGCCGACGACGGCCGCCCCGGGCATGAAGGGCTCGTCGATCACCACGAGCGGCAGGCCGCGGTCGCGCACGGCTTGCAGGCCGGACGCCTTGTCGGACAAGGAGTACGAGACCATCAGGTCGGCCTGGGCGCGCATCACCTGCTCCACCCTCGGGCCGCCGTCCTCGCCGCCGGGCAGCAGCACGAGCGCGTGCTCCCCCGGCGCGATGGCCGTGGCGAACGCGTCCAGCGTGATCGACAGCGCCGGATCGGAGAACGCGATCGACAGGTTCGCGTCGAGCATGAAGGCGATCGCCCCGGACTGGCTGCGGGCCAGGCTGCGCGCGACCGGGTTCGGCCCGGCGTAGCCGAGGCGCTTGGCGGCCTCCAGCACCCGCTCGCGCAGTTCCGCGGAGAGCTGGTCCGGCCGGTTGTACGCGTTGGAGACCGTGGCCCTGGAGACGCCGACCGCCGCGGCGACATCGTCGAGGGTCGGACGCCGACGCCGTGTGACATTCACCATCGCAGTTTAGAGGGCGCTGACGACTGGACTTACTGAAGCGCTTAAGTCACTGTGGAGCAGGGAAAGGAGGGGATACGTGATCAACAACAGGATCGCCGTCTTCGTCGTGTTCGCGCTCAACGGCGCCGCCTTCGGGTCGTGGGCACCCCGGATGCCCGCGCTGGCCGAGAGCCTGCGCGCGGAGCCGGGCACGCTCGGGCTCGCGCTGCTCGGGGCGAGCGTCGGCATGGTGCTCGCCGCCTCGTTCTGCGGTGGTGTGGTCGAGCGCGTCGGCGCGCGGGTCGGCATCGCCGTTCCGCTGCTGGTCGGGGCCGCCGCACTGCCGGTGATCGGCCTCGCCGGCTCGGTCGCCGCGCTGGCCGGGGTGCTGTTCGTGCTCGGCGCGGCGGTCGGCGTCGTGGACGTGGCGATGAACGTGGCGGGCGTCGCGGTGGAACGCGCGGGCGGCAAGGCGATCATGCCGGTGCTGCACGCGGGGTTCAGCGTCGGCGCGATGCTCGGAGCAGGCGGCGCGGCGTTGGCGGCCGGGCAGGGCTGGTCGATCACCGCACACCTGGGCGTCGTCGCGGTGATCACCGCACTCGTGCTCTTCGCGGTGATCAGATCGGTGCCCGCGACCGCGGCGGCGACCGCCGAACAGCCGGCCGCGAACGGGAAGGTGGCGCGGCGACCGGTGCTGTGGCTGCTGGCCAGCATCGCGCTGTGCTCGGCGATCGCCGAAGGCGGCAGTGCGGACTGGTCGGCGCTGTTGCTGGTCACCGAGCACGGGATGAGCCAGGGCGCCGCCGCGCTCGGTTACGCGGCTTTCTCGCTGGCCATGGCGGTGGCGAGGTTCGCGGGAGCGTGGACGCAGAACCGCTTCGGCGCCGCGAGAACCCTTGCAGGGGGCTCGGTTCTGGCTTCGGTCGGACTGCTGCTGGCGGCGTTGCTGCCGGGCGGTGGCTACCCGGGCTTCGTGCTCGCCGGAGCCGGTCTGGCCGCGGCGTTCCCGATCGCGCTCGGCCTGGCCGGGGCGGCGGGCAGGCGGGCGGACGGCAGCGGCGGGGAGCGCGAGATCGCGTTCGTCTCCGCGCTGGCCTACAGCGGTTTCCTGCTCGGGCCGCCGATGATCGGCGGGATCGCGCAGCTGACCTCGCTGTCGATGTCCTTCGTCGCGGTCGGGCTGACCACCGCGTTGATCGCACCGGCCGCGGTGGCCGCGACCCGGTCCCTTCGCAGGGAACGAGTCGCGGCCGAGGAGGTCAGGCCCGTGGTTCCCAGCGGAACCACCTGAGCGCGGCGTAGACCGCGATCACCGACCACACCGCCGAGGCCCCGACCGCGGGCCCGGCGGCCAGGAACTGGTCGGCGAAACCGACCGCCCTGCCGTCCCACGTCGTGCCGAGCCAGCCGGTGCGCAGCAGTTCCGCGATCCCGCCGCCGGGAAGGGCGACGGAGATCCAGTGCACCGTCTGGCTGTCCGCCAGGAACGAGCTGGTCGCTGCCCCCGCCGCGACCATGAAGACCGGCAGCGTGGTGATCTGCGCGTTCTCCGGGGTCTTGGTGAACACCGTGGACGCCATGCCCGCCGCGGCGAACAACGCCAGTCCCACCAGCACACCGACTGCGAACAGGAGCGGGTTGTTCGGGATGGGCGCGCCCGCAGAGATCGCGATGATCGTGAGCACCAGCGACTGCGCGAAACCCAGCGCCAGCACCGGCCCCACGGTGCCGGCGAGCACGCCGAAGTCGGTCAGCTCACCGCTGCGCAGGCGCTTCAGGAACAGGTCCTGCCTGCGCGCGGTGAGCGTGGTGGTGATCGTGATGTAGACGGTCATCAGCAGCACCAGCATGATCTGCAACGTGACCACGACGCCCCAGCCGCCCCCGCCGAACGAGGTGCCCTGGTAAGCCATGTAACCGCCGAGCCCGAGCGGGAACACGATCGCCATCACCATGACCGACCTGTTGCGCCACAACAACTTCAGCTCGGTAGCCCCGAGCGCCAGCACCCTCATGCCGCAGCTCCCGTCCGCTCGGCCACCTGGTGGAAGACGTCTTCGAGCGAGGCGTGGTGCGCGCGCAGGCGCCCCAGGTCCACCCCGCGCCGACCGGCCCAGCCCAGCAGCAGGCTCAGGTCCTGTTGCAGGTCGCTGGAGTTCATCTCGATCCGGCCCGCGCGGTTGGCGAAGTTCGACATCCCGGGCAGCGCGGGCAGTTCCGTCACGGCGATCCCGTCCGGCAGGTCGAAGGCGATCCGCGCCGGATGGGTCTCCAGCACCTCGGCCAGCGTCCCGTGCACGCTGATCCTGCCTTCGTCCATGATGGACAGACGGGTGGCCAGCGTCTCGGCCTCTTCGAGGTAGTGCGTGGTGAGCAGCACCGTGGTGCCCTCGACGAGCAGACCGCGCACGACCTCCCACGTGCGCTTGCGCGACTCCGGGTCCAGTCCGGTGGTGGGCTCGTCCAGGAACAGCACCTCCGGCTTGTTGAGCACGGCGAGCGCCAGGTCCAGCCGCCTGCGCTCACCTCCGGAGAGCTGCTTCACCGCGACCTGGGCGCGGTGGCCGAGATCGAGCAGGTCGAGCACGTCCAGCCGCCCCCGGCGGGCTGTGGTGACCTTCCCCCACAGCTGGAGCGTCTCGGCGACGGTGAGGTCACCGGCGAAACCGCTCTCCTGCAACATGATCCCCGTTCGCGGCCGCAGCAGCGCGCGGTCGGCGAAGGGGTCGAGGCCGAGCACCCGCACCGTGCCGGCGGACGCGCGCCGGTGCCCCTCAAGGGTTTCCACCGCTGTCGTCTTTCCCGCGCCGTTCGTGCCGAGCAGGGCGTACAGCTCGCCCGGACGGACTTGCAGGTCGATGCCCCGCACCGCCTCGAACGAGCCGTAGGCGCAGCGGAGCCCGACGGCGTCGATCGCGTAGTCGTTCACGGGACAAAGCCTGCTCCGCGGCGGTCCTGGCCAGTAGTGCGCGCGGTCATCACTCCGGGCGGCACCGCGCGTTGCGGCCGTACTGACAAATGTCATCGGCAGTAGCGTTGCCCCGTGCCGTCACCGGAACCGTCCCTGGAGAAGCGGCTTCGCGCCGTCCGGGCCTACACCAAGTGGTCGCTGCTGCTGAGCGTGCAGGTCTTCGCCGGACTGCCGCTGTTCGTGGTGGCGTTCGCCGATGTGGACTGGTGGCGCGTTCCCCTGGTCGCGATGCAACTCGTGTTCATGGTGCTGGTCGGACGCCTGACGCTGCGCGGCATGAGCGAGTACGGCTGCGTCCGGCCGAGCGATCCCCAGCTGCTGATCACGCTCGGCCTGTCGTTGGCCTCGTGCGCCGCCATGGTGAGCATCGTCAACATCGGCGTCTCCGCGTGGGCGGCGTTCAGTCCGGCAGCCGCGGCCAGTGCGGCCGCCGCCGTGCTGCCGTCCCCGCTGCGCTGGGTGCAGTCGGCGATCATGGCGGGGCTGACGTCCTTGATCACGGTTGTCCAGCCGAACTACTACTGGCTGACCGCCGCGATCGTCGTGGTCATGATCACCGGGGTGACGGTGACGCAGGCGTGGCTGTGGGACGTCACGGAGCAGGTCAACGCCGCGCGCGCGACCGAGTCGGAGCTGGCCGTCGCCAACGAACGACTGCGGTTCGCCGCCGACCTGCACGACGTGCTCGGGCACAGCCTCGAAGTCATCGCGATGAAGGCCGAGCTGGCGGTGCGGCTGCCCGACGACGAACGGGCCCGCGCCACCATGGCCGAGGTGCGGCAGACCGCGCACGACGCGCTCAGCGAGGTCCGGGACGTGGTCCGCGGCTATCGGCGGGTCGACCTGTCCACGGAGCTGGGCGGTATCCGCTCGCTGCTCGAAGCGGCCGGAATCACTTGCGGGATAACGGGTTCCTTGCCTTCGGCGCAGCAGCCCCTGTTCGGAGCCGTGCTGCGCGAGGCGGTCACGAACGTGCTCCGGCACGCGGCGGCGACACGGTGTGAGATCACCTTCGACGGACCGCGGGTGACCGTGGTCAACGACGGTGTCGCCGACAGCGCTCAGGACGGCACCGGCACCGGACTGACCGGGCTCGCCGCGCGGGTGCACGCGGTGGGCGGCCGGTTCACCGCGGGCGCCGAACCGGGCGGGACGTTCCGGGTGAGCGCGGAGATCCCCGAGGAGAAGCCGTGATCAGGTTGCTGCTGGCCGACGACGAGCACCTGATCCGGGGCGCGGTGGCGGCGCTGCTCGCGCTGGAGCCGGACATCGACGTGGTGGCCGAGGTCGCCGACGGCCCGTCCGCGCTCAAGGCCGCCAAGGAGCTGCTGCCGGACGTGGCCATGGTCGACCTGGAGATGCCGGGCATGGACGGGCTCGAACTCGCCGAGGCGCTGCGCAACGAGCTGCCGAAGACGCGGATCGCGATCGTCACCAGGCACGCGCGGCCGGGTGTGCTGCACCGCGCGCTCAACGCGGGCGTGCTCGCGTTCGTGCCGAAGACCGCGCAGGCCCAGTCGCTCGCGGACGTGGTGCGCAAGGTCAACGCGGGCCAGCGCTGCATCGACCCGGACCTGGCGACGCAGGCCCTGCTGGCCGGGCCGTGCCCGCTGACCCCGCGCGAGCTGGACGTGCTGCGGGAGAGCCGGGCGGGCGCGACCGTGCAGGTGATCGCGCAGCGGCTGCACCTGACCCAGGGCACCGTGCGCAACTACCTGTCCACGGCGATGACCAAGCTCGACGCCGAGACCCGGTACGAGGCCGCTCAGCGCGCGTGGGAACTCGGGTGGCTGTGACAGGTCCGTTATCGCGCATACAGGTAATACCCAGCTAACGCACAGAGGCTGCGGCGCATGAGACGTGCCGTACTGATCAACACCGGGTTGATCGTGATCGTGCTGGTCGCGGGCTTCTTCACGGTCCGCTTGCTGTTCCCCGGCCAGGCGGCCCAGGGAGCGGCGCCGCGCACGGTGCCGGTCACCACGGGTTCGGTCAGCGCGACCGTCTCCGCGGCCGGGACCGTGCAGAGCGCGTCCACGGTCGGGGTGAACTTCGGCACGAACGGGACCGTCAAGAAGATCTCGGTCAAGGTCGGCGACAAGGTCAGCGCAGGTCAGGAGCTTGCCAGGCTGGACACGACCGCGTTGCAGAGCAAGGTCGACCAGGCCGACGCGAGCCTGGACGCCGCGGAGGCCTCGCTCGCCGCGGTGAAGTCCGACGACGCGGCCACGCTCGCCCAGCGCAAGAGCCAGGTCACACAGGCCAAGGCGGCGCTGACCGAGGCGAAGGCCAACCTGGCCGCCGCGGTGCTCAAGGCGCCCGCGGAGGGCACGGTGGTCTCGATCTCCGGTTCGGTCGGGAACCCCGCCACGTCCGGTTCCTCCGGCGGCGGTTCCTCCGGCGGCTCCTCTTCCTCTTCTTCCTCCTCGTCCGGCAACGCCGCGTCGAACACGACGAGCGGCTTCATCGTGCTGTCCGACCTGGTCAACTTCCAGGTGAAGGCGAACATCGCGGAGATCGACATCTCCCGGTTGAAGGCCGGTCAGGACGCCACGGTGACGATCAACGCCTTGCCGGACAAGCAGTTCCCGGCGAAGGTCAACCAGATCGACCTCACGCCCACGACCAGCGGAAACGTCGTTCAGTACGGCGTGACGCTGAACCTGGACCAGGTGCCGGATGGGCTCAAGCCGGGACAGTCCGCCAGCGTGCAGGTGGTGGTGGCCAAGGTCGACAACGCGCTGACCGTGCCGAGCTTCGCGGTCCAGTCCACCGGTGGCACGCACCGCGTGACGGTGTGGAGCAACGGCCAGCAGACCCTGCGCACGGTCCAGGTCGGGGTGAAGGGCGAGCAGTCCACGCAGATCACGTCTGGGCTGACCGAGGGCGAGCTGGTCGTGATCCCCACGGCGACGGCGAACAGCACCC
The window above is part of the Allokutzneria albata genome. Proteins encoded here:
- a CDS encoding VOC family protein — translated: MSALPRFHLAVPVTDIAAARSFYGGVLGLEEGRSAERWIDWNLYGHQFVTHLSEADGGDTASNPVDGHQVPVPHFGLLLTIEDFHALADRIRAAGVEFVIEPYLRFAGQPGEQWTMFFRDPSGNALEFKAFADDSQVFAK
- a CDS encoding SDR family NAD(P)-dependent oxidoreductase, with product MRRVLVTGASGGIGRAIARAFAADGAKVAVHYSTRPDQARDTLEDGVLVGGDIADPVQAKRIVDEAAAGLGGLDVLVNNAAANVAHPIATTSYEDWTAAWRRVVDVNLVGAANLSYCAAQVMRGQGSGRIINVGSRGAFRGEPDHPAYGASKAGLHALGQSLAVALAPHGISVTSVAPGFVATDRVADRLAGESGEQIRAQSPFGRAAEPEEIAAAVLWLASPEALWASGTVVDLNGASYLR
- a CDS encoding LacI family DNA-binding transcriptional regulator codes for the protein MNVTRRRRPTLDDVAAAVGVSRATVSNAYNRPDQLSAELRERVLEAAKRLGYAGPNPVARSLARSQSGAIAFMLDANLSIAFSDPALSITLDAFATAIAPGEHALVLLPGGEDGGPRVEQVMRAQADLMVSYSLSDKASGLQAVRDRGLPLVVIDEPFMPGAAVVGIDDRGGAEAAARHLVELGHRRIGILAQDCMYGFPGGRRSRAEAERSPFRINRERLAGYLGVLAAAGVDPDSVPIWEFTGMDREKAVAGAHTALTEEPGLTALLCMSDELASAATTAARHLGLRIPEDLSLVGYDDTSTARLLEPPLTTVRQDLISKGRIAGELALRLLSGRKAPKPTKLPTELVVRSSTAPVNAGRKRR
- a CDS encoding MFS transporter codes for the protein MNNRIAVFVVFALNGAAFGSWAPRMPALAESLRAEPGTLGLALLGASVGMVLAASFCGGVVERVGARVGIAVPLLVGAAALPVIGLAGSVAALAGVLFVLGAAVGVVDVAMNVAGVAVERAGGKAIMPVLHAGFSVGAMLGAGGAALAAGQGWSITAHLGVVAVITALVLFAVIRSVPATAAATAEQPAANGKVARRPVLWLLASIALCSAIAEGGSADWSALLLVTEHGMSQGAAALGYAAFSLAMAVARFAGAWTQNRFGAARTLAGGSVLASVGLLLAALLPGGGYPGFVLAGAGLAAAFPIALGLAGAAGRRADGSGGEREIAFVSALAYSGFLLGPPMIGGIAQLTSLSMSFVAVGLTTALIAPAAVAATRSLRRERVAAEEVRPVVPSGTT
- a CDS encoding ABC transporter permease; the protein is MRVLALGATELKLLWRNRSVMVMAIVFPLGLGGYMAYQGTSFGGGGWGVVVTLQIMLVLLMTVYITITTTLTARRQDLFLKRLRSGELTDFGVLAGTVGPVLALGFAQSLVLTIIAISAGAPIPNNPLLFAVGVLVGLALFAAAGMASTVFTKTPENAQITTLPVFMVAAGAATSSFLADSQTVHWISVALPGGGIAELLRTGWLGTTWDGRAVGFADQFLAAGPAVGASAVWSVIAVYAALRWFRWEPRA
- a CDS encoding ABC transporter ATP-binding protein, which produces MNDYAIDAVGLRCAYGSFEAVRGIDLQVRPGELYALLGTNGAGKTTAVETLEGHRRASAGTVRVLGLDPFADRALLRPRTGIMLQESGFAGDLTVAETLQLWGKVTTARRGRLDVLDLLDLGHRAQVAVKQLSGGERRRLDLALAVLNKPEVLFLDEPTTGLDPESRKRTWEVVRGLLVEGTTVLLTTHYLEEAETLATRLSIMDEGRISVHGTLAEVLETHPARIAFDLPDGIAVTELPALPGMSNFANRAGRIEMNSSDLQQDLSLLLGWAGRRGVDLGRLRAHHASLEDVFHQVAERTGAAA
- a CDS encoding sensor histidine kinase, with the protein product MPSPEPSLEKRLRAVRAYTKWSLLLSVQVFAGLPLFVVAFADVDWWRVPLVAMQLVFMVLVGRLTLRGMSEYGCVRPSDPQLLITLGLSLASCAAMVSIVNIGVSAWAAFSPAAAASAAAAVLPSPLRWVQSAIMAGLTSLITVVQPNYYWLTAAIVVVMITGVTVTQAWLWDVTEQVNAARATESELAVANERLRFAADLHDVLGHSLEVIAMKAELAVRLPDDERARATMAEVRQTAHDALSEVRDVVRGYRRVDLSTELGGIRSLLEAAGITCGITGSLPSAQQPLFGAVLREAVTNVLRHAAATRCEITFDGPRVTVVNDGVADSAQDGTGTGLTGLAARVHAVGGRFTAGAEPGGTFRVSAEIPEEKP
- a CDS encoding response regulator transcription factor; the protein is MIRLLLADDEHLIRGAVAALLALEPDIDVVAEVADGPSALKAAKELLPDVAMVDLEMPGMDGLELAEALRNELPKTRIAIVTRHARPGVLHRALNAGVLAFVPKTAQAQSLADVVRKVNAGQRCIDPDLATQALLAGPCPLTPRELDVLRESRAGATVQVIAQRLHLTQGTVRNYLSTAMTKLDAETRYEAAQRAWELGWL
- a CDS encoding efflux RND transporter periplasmic adaptor subunit — encoded protein: MRRAVLINTGLIVIVLVAGFFTVRLLFPGQAAQGAAPRTVPVTTGSVSATVSAAGTVQSASTVGVNFGTNGTVKKISVKVGDKVSAGQELARLDTTALQSKVDQADASLDAAEASLAAVKSDDAATLAQRKSQVTQAKAALTEAKANLAAAVLKAPAEGTVVSISGSVGNPATSGSSGGGSSGGSSSSSSSSSGNAASNTTSGFIVLSDLVNFQVKANIAEIDISRLKAGQDATVTINALPDKQFPAKVNQIDLTPTTSGNVVQYGVTLNLDQVPDGLKPGQSASVQVVVAKVDNALTVPSFAVQSTGGTHRVTVWSNGQQTLRTVQVGVKGEQSTQITSGLTEGELVVIPTATANSTQQQQQLPGGRVTFGGGGGGGGGFVGGGGGPGGNR